Below is a window of Populus trichocarpa isolate Nisqually-1 chromosome 3, P.trichocarpa_v4.1, whole genome shotgun sequence DNA.
GATTGATGTAGAGAACTGCTGCAATCGCCATCACCACAACTGTGTAACATACACCGAAACTGATGTAGAAGAACTCCATGTCTATGAAACCATCATCTCCTTGTTCATCATTAGGCACTGGCTGCGACGGCACTGCTTCCTCGCTACAATTGTTTCGCAATGGAGGTCCACACAAGAAAGGATTTCCTTCGTAACAACTTTCATCGAAGGTCCCAAACTGATATTTTCTCTCGGGTGTCTTACCTGACAAGTTATTGTGCGCCACACTAAAAACTTCTAGTGTGGTAATTTCAGTAAGTTGTGGAGGGATGACACCATTCAAGTTGTTGTAAGAAAGATCCAAACTCTCAATCTGCTTTAGGTTTGAGAATGTTGCAGGGATAGATCCAGTGAGATTGTTGTGTGATAAGTTTAATGACAGTATCTCACTTAACTTTCCAAATTCTAGTGGGATTGCTCCTATTAAGTTGTTATTGGAGAGATCAATACCATACATGTAGCTGAGAACTATCCCTTTGTAACCATAAgacatttttttagttgtaaaTTCTATCACTTCTTCTGTAAAGTTAAGCCAAAAATAATATCCCAAGTTGTACACACTATCCACTAGTGGTGGGCCCATTGTTTCATAATAAGCTTTTTCTATGGACCTTGATGGAAAAATTTCTCCAGGATCCGCGAATGCTTTCGGGGAACTTTCCTTGAAGGTAAGATTCCCCAAACAAGAGGGTAGTGGACCGGAGAGTTGGTTTTGTGAAACATCCAAAATGCTTAATTGTTCTAACAAGCATAACTGAACAGGGAGCTCACCATCAAAGTGATTAGCCCGTAGAAGAAGAACACTCAATGATGAAAGATTGCCAATCCAATTTGGAATGGAGCCGGTGAAGCTGTTATCTCGAAGATCCATCGTAACCAGGGAAGAGCTGTTATAAAATCCATATGTTAATGGACCGCTCAATCTATTTTTGGATAGATGCACATGGGTTATTTGTGGTGAATTGAAACAAGATGATATATATCCAGACAAGTTGTTCTCAGAAAGGTCCAAATATTCAAGTTGGTCAAACTTACAAAAAAAGCCTCTTGGGATCGGACCCTTAAAATGGTTTTTGGACAAATCAACTATCTTAAGTTGTGTAGAATTGACAAACCACCTTGGAAGCATGCCTGAAAATTGATTGTTACTCAAATCCAATACACTCCACACTTTCCACCCATATAATGGAAAATCTGATAACTGACCCCAAAAGTTGTTACCACTTAGATAGAGAAATTCTGAGGTTGAAGAATTGAACACCGAGGTTGGTATTTGCCCACTCAAATTGTTGTTTGACAACTTGAGAAACCATATTGTTGTTAGTTGTTCTAGTTTTACTGTGGACAATTGATTGTTggataaatctaaaattttcaaaGAGCTAATATTTCCTAAACAAGAAGGAATACAACCTGTGAATCCATTCTTAGCCATCCTTAAGCTCAACAGATTTGGAaagatcaaacaaatattttttgaaatttgaccGTTCATGTTGTTGTTGGATATATCTAATTTGGTCATATTCGGATATGGGTGATCTTGCAACTTCAAAGCACCAACAAAGGAGTTCTTGCTCAGATATAGTTGCTCCAATCGTGTGTTGTTCTTAAGCAACCATGATGGAAACATTCCGGTGATGTAGTTGTGGGAGAGATCAAGGACTCTTAAGTTGTATTGGTAATAGAGGAAGTCGGGAATTTC
It encodes the following:
- the LOC18096653 gene encoding receptor like protein 21 isoform X5, giving the protein MMMKRMGAWMLLALLTLIGEWSGRCYGCLEEERIGLLEIQSLIDPDGISLRHWVDSSNCCEWPEIECDNTTKRVIQLSLSEARDYSLGDWVLNASLFQPFKELQSLDLGYTRLVGCMENEGFEVLSSKLSNLDLRVNQFTNDKSILSCFNGNLSTLKSLDLSDNWLTAGSGFKVLSSRLKKLENLHLWGNQFNDSICPSLTGFSSLKSLDLSFNQLTGSGFEIISSHLRKLENLDLSHNIFNDSILSHLRGFSSLKSLNLSYNELTGSTTVNGTFFNSSTLEELHLDRTSLPINFLQNIGALPALQVLSVGGCDLHGTLPAQGWCELKNLKQLDISGNNLGGSLPDCMGNLLSLQLLDVSENQITGNIASSPLTNLISLVFLSLSNNLFEVPTSMKPFLNHSSLKFFSSENNRLVAEPAAIDNLIPKFQLVFFSLSKTTEAFNVEIPDFLYYQYNLRVLDLSHNYITGMFPSWLLKNNTRLEQLYLSKNSFVGALKLQDHPYPNMTKLDISNNNMNGQISKNICLIFPNLLSLRMAKNGFTGCIPSCLGNISSLKILDLSNNQLSTVKLEQLTTIWFLKLSNNNLSGQIPTSVFNSSTSEFLYLSGNNFWGQLSDFPLYGWKVWSVLDLSNNQFSGMLPRWFVNSTQLKIVDLSKNHFKGPIPRGFFCKFDQLEYLDLSENNLSGYISSCFNSPQITHVHLSKNRLSGPLTYGFYNSSSLVTMDLRDNSFTGSIPNWIGNLSSLSVLLLRANHFDGELPVQLCLLEQLSILDVSQNQLSGPLPSCLGNLTFKESSPKAFADPGEIFPSRSIEKAYYETMGPPLVDSVYNLGYYFWLNFTEEVIEFTTKKMSYGYKGIVLSYMYGIDLSNNNLIGAIPLEFGKLSEILSLNLSHNNLTGSIPATFSNLKQIESLDLSYNNLNGVIPPQLTEITTLEVFSVAHNNLSGKTPERKYQFGTFDESCYEGNPFLCGPPLRNNCSEEAVPSQPVPNDEQGDDGFIDMEFFYISFGVCYTVVVMAIAAVLYINPYWRRRWLYFIEDCIGTCYYFVVASYRKFSNFRR
- the LOC18096653 gene encoding receptor like protein 21 isoform X4 yields the protein MMMKRMGAWMLLALLTLIGEWSGRCYGCLEEERIGLLEIQSLIDPDGISLRHWVDSSNCCEWPEIECDNTTKRVIQLSLSEARDYSLGDWVLNASLFQPFKELQSLDLGYTRLVGCMENEGFEVLSSKLSNLDLRVNQFTNDKSILSCFNGNLSTLKSLDLSDNWLTAGSGFKVLSSRLKKLENLHLWENQFNDSIFPSLTGFSSLKSLDLSYNELTGSGFEIISSHLRKLENLDLSHNIFNDSILSHLRGFSSLKSLNLSYNELTGSTTVNGTFFNSSTLEELHLDRTSLPINFLQNIGALPALQVLSVGGCDLHGTLPAQGWCELKNLKQLDISGNNLGGSLPDCMGNLLSLQLLDVSENQITGNIASSPLTNLISLVFLSLSNNLFEVPTSMKPFLNHSSLKFFSSENNRLVAEPAAIDNLIPKFQLVFFSLSKTTEAFNVEIPDFLYYQYNLRVLDLSHNYITGMFPSWLLKNNTRLEQLYLSKNSFVGALKLQDHPYPNMTKLDISNNNMNGQISKNICLIFPNLLSLRMAKNGFTGCIPSCLGNISSLKILDLSNNQLSTVKLEQLTTIWFLKLSNNNLSGQIPTSVFNSSTSEFLYLSGNNFWGQLSDFPLYGWKVWSVLDLSNNQFSGMLPRWFVNSTQLKIVDLSKNHFKGPIPRGFFCKFDQLEYLDLSENNLSGYISSCFNSPQITHVHLSKNRLSGPLTYGFYNSSSLVTMDLRDNSFTGSIPNWIGNLSSLSVLLLRANHFDGELPVQLCLLEQLSILDVSQNQLSGPLPSCLGNLTFKESSPKAFADPGEIFPSRSIEKAYYETMGPPLVDSVYNLGYYFWLNFTEEVIEFTTKKMSYGYKGIVLSYMYGIDLSNNNLIGAIPLEFGKLSEILSLNLSHNNLTGSIPATFSNLKQIESLDLSYNNLNGVIPPQLTEITTLEVFSVAHNNLSGKTPERKYQFGTFDESCYEGNPFLCGPPLRNNCSEEAVPSQPVPNDEQGDDGFIDMEFFYISFGVCYTVVVMAIAAVLYINPYWRRRWLYFIEDCIGTCYYFVVASYRKFSNFRR
- the LOC18096653 gene encoding receptor-like protein 15 isoform X1 — its product is MMMKRMGAWMLLALLTLIGEWSGRCYGCLEEERIGLLEIQSLIDPDGISLRHWVDSSNCCEWPEIECDNTTKRVIQLSLSEARDYSLGDWVLNASLFQPFKELQSLDLGYTRLVGCMENEGFEVLSSKLSNLDLRVNQFTNDKSILSCFNGNLSTLKSLDLSDNWLTAGSGFKVLSSRLKKLENLHLWGNQFNDSICPSLTGFSSLKSLDLSFNQLTGSGFKVLSSRLKKLENLHLWENQFNDSIFPSLTGFSSLKSLDLSYNELTGSGFEIISSHLRKLENLDLSHNIFNDSILSHLRGFSSLKSLNLSYNELTGSTTVNGTFFNSSTLEELHLDRTSLPINFLQNIGALPALQVLSVGGCDLHGTLPAQGWCELKNLKQLDISGNNLGGSLPDCMGNLLSLQLLDVSENQITGNIASSPLTNLISLVFLSLSNNLFEVPTSMKPFLNHSSLKFFSSENNRLVAEPAAIDNLIPKFQLVFFSLSKTTEAFNVEIPDFLYYQYNLRVLDLSHNYITGMFPSWLLKNNTRLEQLYLSKNSFVGALKLQDHPYPNMTKLDISNNNMNGQISKNICLIFPNLLSLRMAKNGFTGCIPSCLGNISSLKILDLSNNQLSTVKLEQLTTIWFLKLSNNNLSGQIPTSVFNSSTSEFLYLSGNNFWGQLSDFPLYGWKVWSVLDLSNNQFSGMLPRWFVNSTQLKIVDLSKNHFKGPIPRGFFCKFDQLEYLDLSENNLSGYISSCFNSPQITHVHLSKNRLSGPLTYGFYNSSSLVTMDLRDNSFTGSIPNWIGNLSSLSVLLLRANHFDGELPVQLCLLEQLSILDVSQNQLSGPLPSCLGNLTFKESSPKAFADPGEIFPSRSIEKAYYETMGPPLVDSVYNLGYYFWLNFTEEVIEFTTKKMSYGYKGIVLSYMYGIDLSNNNLIGAIPLEFGKLSEILSLNLSHNNLTGSIPATFSNLKQIESLDLSYNNLNGVIPPQLTEITTLEVFSVAHNNLSGKTPERKYQFGTFDESCYEGNPFLCGPPLRNNCSEEAVPSQPVPNDEQGDDGFIDMEFFYISFGVCYTVVVMAIAAVLYINPYWRRRWLYFIEDCIGTCYYFVVASYRKFSNFRR